The following are encoded together in the Ranitomeya imitator isolate aRanImi1 chromosome 4, aRanImi1.pri, whole genome shotgun sequence genome:
- the MRPS33 gene encoding small ribosomal subunit protein mS33, with protein MSSLSSYAIRMSRLSARIFGEVVRPTNTYSMKVVKLLSEQPRAKRKEVYEWYPAHHVYTPLMRNLRFLGLYRDEHEDFKEEMKRLRRLRGKGPPKKGEGKRAKKKAA; from the exons ATGTCTTCCCTGTCGAGTTACGCCATCCGCATGTCCCGTCTCAGCGCCAGAATCTTCGGAGAGGTGGTGCGGCCGACGAATACCTACTCCATGAAGGTGGTGAAACTCCTGAGCGAGCAGCCCCGGGCGAAACGGAAAGAGGTTTACGAGTGGTACCCGGCCCACCACGTCTACACGCCGCTCATGCGCAATCTGAGATTTCTCGGCCTTTACAG GGATGAACACGAGGACTTTAAAGAAGAAATGAAGCGTCTGCGGAGACTGCGGGGTAAAGGACCACCAAAGAAGGGGGAAGGCAAGAGAGCGAAGAAGAAGGCTGCGTAG